A region from the uncultured Sunxiuqinia sp. genome encodes:
- a CDS encoding peptidoglycan DD-metalloendopeptidase family protein, which yields MKKYIAEVALALIALSLLVFFLANPPVGNPAPVPEPEPIPIPDPILLFGLPVDSFTIEDADIRRNQNLSDILVKKNISYQKIDELARKSKPIFDVRKLKHKNHYHFFLKKDSAQTPAYFVYEIDNTDYVVYNLNDSIQIYKGQKPIRTKLRSASGTIKTSLWNAMTDNNINPVLAIELSDIYQWSIDFYGIQKNDKFKVIYEEKYVDSTSIGIGEIHACQFHHMGEDFYAFHFEQDSSLSYFDKEGNSLKKAFLKAPLKFSRISSRFSNSRFHPVLKIRRPHHGIDYAAPTGTPVQSIGDGVVTRKGYQKHGGGNYVYIKHNSVYTTCYMHLNGFAKGIASGVRIKQGQVIGYVGSTGLATGPHLDFRVFRNGSAMDPLKVKAPPVEPIHNENLAVYNQVKDSLTAQLNLIPFQE from the coding sequence ATGAAAAAATATATTGCCGAAGTTGCTTTAGCACTGATTGCCTTAAGTTTATTAGTTTTTTTTCTGGCTAACCCACCAGTTGGAAATCCAGCTCCTGTTCCCGAACCGGAACCAATTCCGATACCCGATCCTATTCTTCTGTTTGGACTTCCGGTGGATTCATTCACGATTGAAGATGCCGATATTAGGCGTAACCAAAATTTATCTGATATTTTGGTTAAAAAGAATATTTCGTATCAAAAGATTGATGAGCTGGCTCGAAAATCGAAACCTATTTTTGATGTTCGCAAATTAAAGCACAAGAACCACTATCATTTTTTCCTGAAGAAAGACAGTGCTCAAACACCTGCCTATTTCGTTTACGAAATAGACAATACCGATTATGTGGTCTACAACCTAAATGATTCCATTCAGATTTATAAAGGCCAAAAGCCGATCCGAACGAAGCTAAGATCTGCATCGGGGACAATTAAAACCTCTCTTTGGAATGCGATGACTGATAACAATATCAATCCGGTACTGGCCATTGAGCTTTCCGATATTTATCAGTGGTCAATCGACTTTTACGGCATTCAAAAAAACGATAAGTTCAAGGTTATTTACGAAGAGAAATATGTTGACTCCACATCAATTGGGATTGGCGAAATTCACGCCTGCCAGTTTCATCATATGGGTGAAGACTTTTACGCATTTCATTTTGAGCAGGACAGTAGCCTAAGCTATTTCGATAAAGAAGGGAATAGCCTGAAAAAGGCTTTCCTGAAAGCACCATTGAAATTTTCGAGAATCAGCTCGCGATTCTCAAATAGTCGTTTCCATCCGGTACTTAAAATCAGACGTCCACATCATGGCATTGATTATGCTGCTCCAACCGGGACTCCTGTTCAATCGATTGGTGATGGGGTTGTAACGCGAAAGGGCTATCAAAAGCATGGAGGTGGAAACTATGTATACATTAAGCACAACTCAGTTTATACAACGTGCTACATGCACCTAAATGGCTTTGCAAAAGGAATTGCTTCCGGTGTACGGATTAAGCAAGGACAAGTTATTGGCTATGTTGGTTCAACAGGACTAGCAACCGGCCCTCACCTCGATTTTAGGGTATTTAGAAACGGGTCGGCTATGGATCCACTGAAAGTAAAAGCACCACCCGTGGAACCGATTCACAATGAAAATTTAGCTGTATACAACCAAGTGAAGGATTCGCTGACCGCACAGCTTAATCTAATTCCTTTTCAAGAATAG
- a CDS encoding phosphoribosylglycinamide formyltransferase — translation MKKIAIFASGSGSNAQNIIEYFEGNRNVIVDSLWSNNENAYALIRAEKLGVETFTFSRDEFYHSIDILDELTDRKIDMIVLAGFLWLVPRYLTEEFPIINIHPALLPKYGGKGMYGHFVHEAVVKNKEKSSGITIHYVNEKYDEGDIIFQANCDVEQSDTPDDVAQKVHLLEHEHFPRVIEEVLYQGQD, via the coding sequence ATGAAGAAGATTGCTATTTTTGCCTCAGGATCAGGTAGTAACGCACAGAATATTATTGAGTATTTTGAAGGAAACAGAAACGTTATTGTTGATTCTTTGTGGTCGAATAACGAAAATGCGTATGCTTTAATACGAGCTGAAAAGCTTGGTGTTGAGACTTTTACTTTTTCAAGAGACGAGTTTTATCACAGCATTGACATCCTTGATGAATTGACTGACCGAAAAATAGACATGATTGTCTTGGCAGGCTTTCTTTGGTTGGTGCCGAGGTACCTCACCGAAGAGTTTCCAATCATAAATATACATCCGGCTTTATTGCCTAAGTATGGAGGAAAAGGAATGTACGGTCATTTTGTACATGAAGCTGTTGTAAAGAATAAAGAAAAGTCATCGGGTATTACCATTCATTATGTGAATGAAAAATATGACGAAGGGGATATTATTTTTCAAGCGAACTGCGATGTGGAGCAATCGGATACTCCGGACGATGTTGCTCAGAAGGTACATTTGCTAGAGCATGAACATTTTCCCCGGGTGATAGAAGAGGTGCTTTATCAAGGTCAGGATTAG
- a CDS encoding acyl carrier protein: MSDIAGKVKAIIVDKLGVDESEVTNEASFTNDLGADSLDTVELIMEFEKEFDLAIPDDQAEKISTVGEAVSHIEANVK; this comes from the coding sequence ATGTCTGACATTGCAGGTAAAGTTAAAGCAATTATCGTTGATAAATTGGGAGTTGACGAAAGCGAAGTAACAAATGAAGCTTCTTTTACAAATGACTTAGGTGCAGATTCTTTGGATACAGTAGAATTAATCATGGAATTTGAAAAAGAATTTGATTTGGCTATCCCAGACGATCAGGCTGAAAAGATTTCAACTGTAGGTGAAGCTGTTTCTCACATCGAAGCAAACGTTAAGTAA
- the fabF gene encoding beta-ketoacyl-ACP synthase II, with protein MEFKRVVITGLGTVNPLGNSVQEFWEGLKNGVSGAAPVSRMDVELHKTRFACELKNFDPTDYVEKKEVRKHDPYTLYAFASSQQAIDDSGLDLETLNKDRAGVIWGAGIGGLQTFYEEVRAYNLERPKFNPFFIPKMIANIAGGLVSIRFGFRGPNFTTVSACASASHAMIEAFNFIRMGKADLFITGGSEAAINDAGLCGFNSMRALSTRNDDPTTASRPFDKDRDGFVMGEGSGALIFEEYEHAKARGAKIYGEIVGGGMSADAYHMTAPDPEGRGASLVMNWALEDAGIKPENIDYINVHGTSTPLGDIAEPKAIQKCFGDHAYKLSISSTKSMTGHLLGAAGAIEGIASILALRDGIVPPTINHFTDDPEIDSRLDFTFNKAKEREMTYALSNTFGFGGHNATVIFKKY; from the coding sequence ATGGAATTTAAACGGGTAGTTATAACCGGACTTGGAACCGTAAACCCGCTTGGTAATTCTGTACAGGAATTTTGGGAAGGGCTTAAAAACGGCGTTAGTGGAGCTGCACCTGTCTCTCGGATGGATGTAGAACTTCATAAAACCCGATTTGCATGTGAGTTAAAAAACTTTGATCCGACGGATTACGTTGAGAAAAAAGAGGTTCGCAAACACGATCCATATACACTTTATGCATTTGCATCATCTCAGCAAGCAATTGACGATTCAGGTCTTGACCTGGAAACACTCAATAAAGATCGCGCTGGCGTGATTTGGGGAGCAGGAATTGGTGGTTTGCAAACTTTTTATGAAGAAGTTAGAGCATACAACCTTGAGCGCCCTAAGTTTAATCCTTTCTTTATTCCGAAAATGATTGCTAACATCGCGGGTGGATTAGTATCTATCCGCTTTGGATTTCGCGGTCCCAATTTTACAACTGTATCAGCATGTGCATCAGCATCACACGCCATGATCGAAGCATTTAACTTCATTCGCATGGGTAAAGCTGATTTGTTTATTACAGGGGGATCCGAAGCAGCAATCAACGACGCAGGATTATGTGGTTTCAATTCGATGCGTGCACTTTCAACACGTAATGACGATCCGACAACTGCATCCCGACCTTTTGATAAAGACCGGGATGGATTTGTAATGGGCGAAGGATCTGGTGCTCTTATTTTTGAAGAGTACGAGCATGCTAAAGCCCGCGGAGCAAAAATTTACGGAGAAATTGTAGGCGGGGGAATGTCGGCAGACGCTTACCATATGACTGCCCCTGATCCGGAAGGAAGAGGTGCTTCACTGGTTATGAACTGGGCCTTGGAAGATGCCGGAATAAAACCTGAAAACATTGATTACATCAATGTTCATGGAACCTCTACTCCACTAGGAGATATTGCAGAGCCAAAAGCAATTCAAAAATGTTTTGGCGACCATGCTTATAAATTAAGTATTAGTTCTACCAAATCAATGACAGGTCACTTGTTAGGTGCTGCCGGAGCTATCGAAGGCATTGCTTCAATTCTGGCATTGAGAGATGGAATTGTTCCTCCAACAATAAATCACTTTACTGACGATCCGGAGATTGACAGCAGACTTGATTTTACATTTAACAAAGCAAAAGAACGCGAAATGACTTATGCATTGAGCAATACATTTGGCTTTGGAGGGCATAATGCTACAGTAATTTTTAAGAAATACTGA
- the rnc gene encoding ribonuclease III: MIRNIAQQIKLFSSPRKEFYLFLRSLFNCSPINIKLYEKALTHRSASKTDSQGNWVNNERLEYLGDAILGAVIAEFLYNRFPNMDEGFLTQMRSKLVNRSFLTELTFQIGLNYYIESNTNNTDENSHIYGDALEAIIGALYLDKGYQVTRNFIIRKLLLQQVDLDVIQKTNTNYKSQLIEWSQKNKKEVDFSTVENTVGENKQPHFVSTVTIDNRVIGKGEGGSKKEAHQKASKVALGKLNELDGQEN, encoded by the coding sequence GTGATAAGAAATATCGCACAACAAATAAAACTCTTTTCTTCTCCGAGAAAAGAGTTTTATTTGTTTTTAAGATCATTATTCAATTGCTCGCCGATCAATATTAAACTTTATGAAAAGGCCCTAACTCATCGGTCAGCTTCAAAAACTGATTCGCAAGGGAATTGGGTTAATAATGAACGGCTGGAATATTTGGGCGATGCGATACTTGGTGCAGTTATCGCTGAGTTTCTGTATAACCGTTTCCCAAATATGGATGAAGGCTTTCTCACTCAGATGCGATCGAAACTAGTGAACCGAAGCTTTCTAACAGAGTTGACTTTTCAGATCGGGCTGAACTACTACATTGAATCGAATACAAACAACACCGACGAGAATAGCCATATCTATGGTGACGCTTTAGAAGCGATTATTGGGGCCTTGTACCTTGACAAAGGATACCAAGTCACCCGGAATTTCATTATTCGGAAATTACTTCTTCAACAAGTAGACCTGGATGTCATTCAAAAAACAAATACCAATTACAAAAGTCAGCTGATTGAATGGAGCCAGAAAAATAAAAAAGAAGTTGACTTTTCAACTGTAGAGAATACAGTGGGAGAAAATAAGCAGCCTCACTTCGTTTCAACGGTAACGATTGATAATCGTGTAATTGGGAAAGGTGAAGGTGGATCAAAAAAAGAAGCTCATCAGAAGGCATCAAAAGTGGCGCTCGGCAAGCTAAACGAACTTGACGGTCAGGAGAATTAA
- a CDS encoding HAMP domain-containing sensor histidine kinase: MSRRVIIFLIVIMAIVMTSLILVQTNSIQKAFQIKEEQFDQMVNRSIRQVVRKLELEEASLLAAQSNLQTYRNSLFSKKNQQQRIFPGNSNNKATGKNGDVNISFRFSQRNNSSTYREELSITYNDSTSTYRNERGMPGDFRSAFDEIHDYDGYIRQQYEKRRNEQANYYRIIQNQFIFSQLPISERINQKALERALKEEFNNANINLDYKYAIYSFPQGQEQKIYENEGFNPDNKIPYKSLLFPNDVIDPKPNYLFVYFPKRQSYLLKEAGLMVIPTAILTALLIGIFVYTILIILKQKKLSNIKNDFINNMTHELKTPISTISLASQMLHDNSISNTPRTIEHVSNVILQESKRLGFQVEKVLQMAVFNEGRLKLKFKDVHLNELINNVILNFEIRVKSKDGTLTSTIAAENDLIKGDEVHITNVIFNLLDNAMKYGKDVPAIEVNTENKKDFVVVSVKDNGIGIAKEHQAQIFERFYRVPTGNVHDVKGFGLGLSYVKKIIDSHQGKIKVESALNKGTKFMIYLPLNVKVNGNKNKTFISRRR, encoded by the coding sequence ATGAGTAGACGAGTTATCATTTTTTTGATTGTGATCATGGCCATCGTAATGACTAGCTTGATTCTAGTGCAAACAAATTCCATTCAAAAAGCTTTTCAAATAAAAGAAGAACAGTTTGACCAAATGGTGAACCGATCTATTCGCCAAGTTGTCAGAAAATTAGAACTGGAAGAAGCCTCTTTACTTGCTGCGCAAAGTAATCTTCAAACATATCGCAACTCATTATTTTCAAAAAAAAACCAACAACAACGTATTTTTCCGGGGAACTCGAATAATAAAGCAACGGGCAAGAATGGAGATGTTAATATTTCATTTCGCTTTTCTCAACGCAATAATTCATCGACCTATCGCGAGGAACTATCGATTACATATAACGATTCCACTTCAACCTATCGAAATGAACGTGGAATGCCCGGCGACTTCCGTTCAGCATTTGATGAAATACATGATTACGACGGTTATATTCGTCAGCAATACGAAAAGCGAAGAAATGAACAAGCTAACTATTACCGAATCATTCAAAATCAATTTATCTTCTCTCAACTACCAATAAGCGAACGAATAAATCAAAAAGCACTAGAGAGAGCCTTAAAGGAAGAGTTTAACAACGCAAATATAAACCTGGATTATAAATACGCCATCTACTCATTTCCGCAAGGACAGGAGCAAAAAATATACGAAAACGAGGGTTTCAATCCAGACAATAAAATCCCCTATAAAAGTCTCCTTTTCCCAAACGATGTGATTGATCCAAAACCAAATTACCTGTTTGTATATTTCCCGAAGCGACAAAGTTACCTCCTTAAAGAAGCTGGATTAATGGTTATTCCGACTGCTATTTTAACAGCTTTGCTTATCGGAATATTCGTTTATACGATATTGATTATCTTGAAACAAAAGAAACTATCGAATATAAAAAACGACTTTATCAACAATATGACACACGAGCTTAAGACTCCTATTTCGACCATCTCGCTCGCAAGCCAAATGTTGCACGACAATAGTATAAGCAACACGCCACGTACAATCGAGCATGTGTCAAATGTTATTTTGCAAGAGAGCAAACGACTAGGCTTTCAGGTTGAAAAAGTATTACAAATGGCGGTATTTAACGAAGGTCGTTTAAAGCTAAAATTCAAAGATGTTCATTTGAATGAACTAATTAACAATGTAATTCTTAACTTTGAAATACGGGTAAAAAGCAAAGATGGCACCCTAACATCAACAATAGCAGCCGAGAACGACCTGATTAAAGGAGACGAAGTACATATTACCAATGTGATATTCAATTTGCTGGACAATGCCATGAAATACGGCAAAGATGTTCCGGCTATTGAAGTAAACACCGAAAACAAAAAAGACTTTGTAGTCGTTTCGGTAAAAGACAATGGTATTGGAATCGCGAAAGAACATCAAGCGCAAATCTTTGAGCGCTTTTACCGTGTGCCAACTGGTAATGTACATGATGTAAAAGGTTTTGGGCTTGGCTTAAGCTATGTGAAGAAAATTATTGACTCGCACCAGGGAAAAATAAAGGTGGAAAGTGCTTTAAATAAAGGAACAAAATTCATGATATACCTCCCACTAAATGTGAAAGTAAATGGAAACAAAAACAAAACTTTTATTAGCCGAAGACGATGA
- a CDS encoding response regulator transcription factor, producing the protein METKTKLLLAEDDENLGLLLKEYLIAKGYDTDLYGDGEVAYEGFKKNQYGLCILDIMMPKKDGMTLARDIRLINSDIPIIFLTAKNLKEDVLEGFKMGADDYITKPFSMEELIFRIEAILRRTSDSKGGEQSTYQLGKFTFDHRKQTLATDEETVKLTTKESELLRLLCNNANDVLERNFALKTIWIDDNYFNARSMDVYITKLRKHLKEEPTVEIINVHGKGYKLIV; encoded by the coding sequence ATGGAAACAAAAACAAAACTTTTATTAGCCGAAGACGATGAAAACTTAGGTCTTCTGCTTAAAGAATACCTGATAGCCAAAGGATATGATACGGACCTGTATGGTGATGGAGAAGTTGCATACGAAGGATTTAAAAAAAATCAGTACGGATTGTGCATTCTGGATATTATGATGCCGAAAAAAGACGGTATGACATTGGCCAGAGACATTCGGTTAATCAACTCTGACATCCCTATTATTTTTCTTACAGCCAAAAATCTGAAGGAAGACGTATTGGAAGGATTTAAAATGGGAGCAGACGACTACATTACCAAGCCATTTAGCATGGAAGAGCTGATATTCCGTATCGAGGCTATTCTACGACGCACCAGCGATAGCAAAGGTGGAGAGCAGTCGACTTATCAATTGGGGAAATTTACATTTGACCATCGGAAACAAACGCTTGCAACAGATGAAGAAACGGTCAAGCTAACAACTAAAGAATCAGAGCTCTTACGATTGCTTTGCAACAATGCCAATGATGTTTTGGAACGTAATTTTGCACTGAAAACCATTTGGATTGATGACAATTATTTCAATGCACGAAGCATGGATGTTTACATCACCAAATTGCGAAAACACTTAAAAGAAGAACCTACAGTTGAAATTATTAATGTACACGGAAAAGGCTACAAGCTTATCGTTTGA